In one window of Skermanella rosea DNA:
- the dcd gene encoding dCTP deaminase — protein MKLSDVDIDRYLAEGRIQIDPMPTEGQIGAMSVDLQLGDTFQVFPPGKAAFVDLAPPVGHPSQVPDKLMDRVQIPAGESFFLHPGELVLGITVQRILLPNDIAGRLDGRSSLARLGLMVHATAHTIDPGWNGRITLEFFNCGRLPLALRPGMRICALSFETLMSPTSKPYAARADAKYRDQLDPLPSRINLEQPLKD, from the coding sequence ATGAAACTCTCAGACGTCGATATTGACCGATACCTCGCCGAGGGACGCATCCAGATCGACCCGATGCCGACGGAAGGCCAGATCGGCGCCATGTCGGTCGATCTCCAGCTGGGGGACACTTTCCAGGTGTTCCCGCCCGGCAAGGCGGCCTTCGTGGACCTTGCGCCGCCCGTGGGGCACCCCAGCCAGGTTCCGGACAAGCTGATGGACCGGGTACAGATACCCGCCGGGGAGTCGTTCTTCCTGCATCCCGGCGAACTGGTGCTGGGCATCACCGTGCAGCGAATCCTGCTGCCGAACGACATCGCCGGGCGCCTCGACGGGCGCAGCAGCCTGGCGCGGCTGGGCCTGATGGTGCATGCGACGGCGCACACGATCGATCCGGGCTGGAACGGCCGCATCACGCTGGAATTCTTCAACTGCGGCCGCCTGCCGCTGGCGCTGCGGCCCGGCATGCGCATCTGCGCGCTCAGCTTCGAGACGCTGATGTCGCCGACCTCCAAGCCCTACGCGGCGCGGGCCGACGCCAAGTACCGCGACCAGCTCGATCCCCTGCCAAGCCGGATCAACCTGGAACAGCCGCTCAAGGATTGA